A window of the Isosphaera pallida ATCC 43644 genome harbors these coding sequences:
- a CDS encoding YfaP family protein, with translation MTPSPNPLPMDRSPSSQENDVNPARQTVPLSSGEPVGTGLRINIEAQAIAPSSHPARSSPNTISSRAQAVGGQAAAAAQAAAQRAGQAARRFRDRVASGLPLQVRRVEEEENTEPFDARAGVRIRSWTVSALVHLVLFLVLMVWAIAPSGSRGDGRFTGGFGGFNSGATGFDQIEGFDEPLASPALNPIDTMPIDTTLPATALSDNLLTVDASGVASRGRGSAGGLDGDFGDSLFGDGSETIKGVAVKVGDPQFTLLWDTRTDIDLHVWEPGGAHIYWNERRSAQGGELDVDNTQAFGPENIYWTVTDEKGNQVKTNGPPGEYVWKVHFYGAPSGLSIPTRWKVRVKHKGKVQIYSGVLKRIGEWSRPFTLTVSPSDSSRGD, from the coding sequence ATGACCCCATCTCCCAACCCGCTTCCGATGGATCGCTCGCCGTCTTCTCAAGAAAACGATGTGAATCCGGCGCGCCAAACGGTGCCCCTGTCGTCCGGCGAGCCGGTCGGTACCGGTTTGAGGATCAACATCGAGGCTCAAGCGATCGCTCCGTCTTCCCATCCGGCACGCTCTAGTCCCAACACGATTTCCTCTCGTGCTCAGGCGGTAGGCGGTCAGGCCGCCGCCGCCGCTCAGGCCGCCGCCCAACGTGCTGGCCAGGCTGCCCGACGGTTCCGCGATCGGGTCGCCTCCGGCTTGCCGCTCCAAGTGCGCCGGGTCGAGGAGGAGGAAAACACCGAACCCTTCGATGCCCGCGCAGGCGTGCGGATTCGTTCCTGGACCGTTTCGGCCCTGGTTCACTTGGTGCTCTTTCTGGTGTTGATGGTTTGGGCGATCGCTCCCAGCGGCTCCAGAGGCGACGGGCGGTTCACCGGCGGCTTCGGCGGTTTCAACTCCGGGGCCACTGGCTTCGATCAGATCGAAGGGTTCGACGAACCGCTGGCCAGCCCCGCCCTCAATCCCATCGACACCATGCCGATCGACACCACCTTGCCCGCGACTGCTCTGAGCGACAACCTCTTGACGGTCGACGCCAGCGGCGTCGCCAGCCGAGGACGCGGCTCCGCCGGCGGTTTGGACGGCGACTTCGGCGACTCCCTGTTCGGCGATGGTTCCGAAACGATCAAGGGGGTGGCCGTCAAGGTCGGCGACCCTCAATTCACTTTGCTCTGGGATACGCGAACCGATATCGACCTGCACGTTTGGGAACCCGGCGGTGCCCATATCTATTGGAATGAACGTCGATCCGCTCAAGGCGGCGAACTCGACGTGGACAACACCCAGGCGTTTGGACCTGAGAACATCTACTGGACCGTCACTGACGAAAAGGGCAACCAGGTCAAAACCAATGGCCCTCCAGGGGAATACGTCTGGAAGGTTCACTTCTACGGCGCACCCAGCGGGCTGTCGATTCCCACCCGCTGGAAGGTGCGAGTCAAGCACAAAGGCAAGGTGCAGATTTACTCCGGCGTCCTCAAACGCATCGGCGAGTGGTCGCGGCCCTTCACCCTGACCGTCTCGCCGTCCGACTCGTCCCGAGGCGATTGA
- the larB gene encoding nickel pincer cofactor biosynthesis protein LarB, producing the protein MNPDALARLLDEVRRGAIEPSEAAQRLIRGSEDRPAAVQLGDFATLDLNRKARCGFPEVVFGQGKTPDQIRAIMRRLGETGQGALVTRITAETGELLQRDHPEGQHNPLGRTFRIPPCQPEPVGGNVVVVTAGTADLPVAEEARVVAEAWACEVKLIADVGVAGLHRLLRRLPEIVGADAVVAVAGMEAALPSVLGGLVDCPVVAVPTSVGYGAHFHGLTSLLAILNSCASNVTAVNIDAGFNGGHLAGMIARKLHLARQGHAHAPPSPRST; encoded by the coding sequence ATGAACCCTGACGCCCTGGCGCGGTTGCTTGACGAAGTGAGGCGAGGGGCGATCGAACCCTCCGAAGCGGCCCAACGGTTGATCCGAGGATCGGAGGATCGTCCCGCCGCGGTCCAGTTGGGGGACTTCGCCACGCTTGACCTCAACCGCAAAGCTCGTTGCGGCTTCCCCGAGGTCGTTTTTGGTCAGGGCAAAACCCCCGACCAAATCCGCGCGATCATGCGCCGCTTGGGCGAGACAGGTCAGGGCGCGCTGGTGACCCGCATCACCGCCGAGACCGGCGAACTGTTGCAACGAGACCATCCCGAAGGCCAACACAACCCCTTGGGGCGCACCTTTCGGATTCCTCCCTGCCAACCGGAGCCGGTCGGGGGCAACGTGGTGGTAGTGACCGCCGGGACCGCCGACCTGCCGGTGGCCGAGGAGGCGCGGGTGGTGGCCGAAGCCTGGGCCTGCGAGGTGAAGCTGATCGCCGACGTGGGGGTGGCCGGCCTGCATCGTCTGTTGCGACGTTTACCCGAGATCGTGGGGGCCGACGCCGTGGTGGCCGTCGCGGGCATGGAGGCGGCGCTGCCCAGCGTGCTGGGCGGGTTGGTCGATTGCCCGGTGGTCGCCGTGCCCACCAGCGTTGGCTACGGAGCGCACTTTCATGGCCTGACCAGCCTGTTGGCGATCTTGAACAGTTGCGCCTCGAATGTCACGGCAGTCAACATCGACGCCGGGTTCAACGGCGGTCACCTCGCCGGCATGATTGCCCGAAAGCTCCACCTGGCGCGCCAGGGACATGCCCACGCTCCCCCCTCCCCTCGTTCCACCTGA
- a CDS encoding TM1812 family CRISPR-associated protein, whose product MIVHVNEPFYFEAPFMSIRLISFLGTGNYENACYRWNNESYSSKYVVFAIAKMLQNIESQKNIEVVLLATDKAWQAHGQSVCDTFAQADLPTPQRRTIPDGASQDELWNQFEIILDVLQSSDDVVYIDITHGFRAQPFFASGVIQYLQSVFNRSEDVHVIYGEYNRNQPENSRIWDLTPFVELSEWSRSLLLFLKTGQAQGVVEPTRKIGRDLKKKWAAEGRQGQPTDLDQLAKLLEKFSDDFITVRTGCLLLGPESSSQQLVNMMEKARDEVIQILPPLGKVVDMVIERLKPLCGATCLSDPQGQAALQYLSMLYFKMGRIAEACATLREGWITKYADSRSDKPGTVDFDKDAREEAEKRFFERHENLGKQISQLRNDIQHAGYRKDPMPPKTIINQFLQLHSQWVRETQSTLTQS is encoded by the coding sequence GTGATCGTTCACGTCAATGAACCCTTCTACTTTGAGGCACCCTTCATGTCGATTCGGCTCATCAGCTTCTTAGGCACCGGCAATTACGAGAACGCTTGTTATCGTTGGAACAACGAGAGCTACTCTTCCAAATACGTTGTGTTCGCGATTGCCAAAATGCTTCAGAATATCGAATCGCAAAAAAACATCGAAGTCGTTCTTCTCGCTACAGACAAAGCATGGCAAGCACATGGTCAATCCGTTTGCGACACGTTCGCTCAAGCCGACTTGCCCACCCCCCAACGTCGAACGATTCCCGACGGAGCCTCGCAAGACGAGTTGTGGAACCAGTTCGAGATCATCCTCGATGTCCTTCAATCTTCAGATGATGTTGTTTATATTGATATTACTCATGGATTTCGTGCTCAGCCATTTTTCGCCTCTGGGGTGATTCAGTATCTCCAGTCGGTTTTCAACCGTTCCGAAGACGTTCATGTCATCTATGGCGAGTACAACCGCAACCAACCCGAGAACTCACGGATTTGGGACCTGACCCCCTTCGTCGAACTCTCCGAATGGTCGCGGTCCTTGCTCCTGTTCCTCAAGACGGGGCAAGCCCAGGGCGTGGTGGAACCCACTCGGAAAATCGGTCGGGATCTCAAGAAGAAATGGGCAGCTGAAGGCCGTCAAGGACAACCCACCGACCTGGACCAACTGGCGAAACTTCTCGAAAAGTTCAGTGACGACTTTATCACGGTACGAACCGGATGCCTTCTTCTTGGTCCCGAATCGTCCAGTCAACAGCTGGTCAACATGATGGAGAAGGCGCGTGACGAGGTGATTCAGATCCTGCCTCCCCTCGGCAAAGTGGTGGATATGGTCATCGAACGTCTCAAACCGCTTTGTGGCGCGACGTGTCTTTCCGACCCCCAAGGCCAAGCGGCGTTACAATATCTGTCCATGCTCTACTTCAAGATGGGACGCATCGCGGAGGCATGCGCAACCCTGCGCGAAGGCTGGATCACCAAATATGCCGACTCACGCTCGGATAAGCCTGGAACGGTCGACTTCGACAAGGATGCTCGGGAGGAGGCTGAGAAGCGTTTCTTTGAACGTCACGAGAACCTCGGGAAACAAATCAGTCAGCTCCGAAACGATATTCAACATGCAGGCTACAGGAAAGATCCAATGCCTCCCAAGACCATCATCAATCAGTTTTTGCAACTTCATAGCCAATGGGTACGGGAAACTCAATCCACTCTAACCCAAAGTTGA
- a CDS encoding NAD(P)H-hydrate dehydratase, producing MTTSEPSDTLDLEWVELPPWPRRPSDGHKGTFGSVLIVAGSRGMAGAAALAGRGALRAGAGLVRLAVPETILETVAGFEPSYAIVPLPADPQGRIDFAPPETWTLLEEQASWADAVAVGPGLGRSPELDRMIRFLAESPALERPRVFDADALNALADLGGLDHVRGPAVLTPHPGEAARLVPELAEQARHDRVGFLTTLSPRLRDSGIVFVLKGAETLIGDGRRARRNTTGNSGLATGGSGDVLTGVVAALLARGLAPFEAACLAVDRHGRAGDLGARRRGPNGLIASDLPEFIAEALREWED from the coding sequence ATGACCACCTCGGAGCCTTCGGACACCTTGGATTTGGAATGGGTCGAACTCCCACCCTGGCCCCGCCGCCCCTCCGACGGTCATAAAGGGACGTTCGGCTCGGTCCTGATCGTGGCGGGAAGCCGCGGCATGGCCGGCGCGGCCGCCCTGGCCGGTCGGGGGGCGTTGCGAGCCGGAGCCGGGCTGGTGCGTCTGGCAGTGCCTGAAACCATCCTCGAGACCGTCGCCGGGTTCGAACCCTCCTACGCCATCGTCCCCCTGCCCGCCGATCCCCAAGGACGCATCGACTTCGCCCCCCCCGAAACCTGGACCCTCCTCGAAGAACAAGCCAGTTGGGCCGACGCCGTCGCCGTTGGTCCCGGCCTGGGCCGCTCACCAGAATTGGACCGCATGATCCGGTTTTTAGCGGAATCCCCGGCGCTGGAGCGTCCTCGGGTGTTTGACGCCGACGCGCTGAACGCCCTGGCGGACCTAGGGGGGTTGGACCACGTTCGTGGTCCGGCGGTACTGACCCCTCATCCCGGCGAGGCGGCGCGTCTGGTTCCCGAGCTGGCCGAGCAGGCGCGTCACGACCGCGTCGGTTTTCTGACGACATTGAGTCCCCGCTTGAGGGACTCCGGGATCGTCTTTGTTCTCAAAGGAGCTGAAACCTTGATCGGCGATGGTCGCCGGGCGCGCCGCAACACCACTGGCAACTCGGGACTCGCCACGGGAGGCAGCGGCGACGTGTTGACCGGCGTCGTCGCGGCGCTGCTGGCGCGGGGGCTGGCACCGTTCGAGGCAGCCTGCCTGGCGGTCGATCGCCACGGACGGGCCGGCGATCTTGGCGCGCGGCGACGGGGACCCAATGGCCTAATCGCCTCTGACCTTCCCGAATTCATCGCCGAAGCGCTCAGAGAATGGGAAGATTGA
- the lpxB gene encoding lipid-A-disaccharide synthase, with the protein MRDRAMHLFLSTGEPSGDLHAANLAHELKRLDPSLKLSGFGGPRLAEAGCEVIYPLTELAVMWFTRVLLNLGTFLGILRQAERFFEEHRPDLVVLIDYPGLHWWIARAAHQRGIPVVYFVPPQIWAWAPWRIEKIKRHFDELLCSLPFEPRWYHQRGYPHATYIGHPYFDELRQRRLDPAVLERYRSEADDADTLAILPGSRSAEVGFNGPPLLKAAAKLAAVRPRTRFRVAAYKSTHAQTLRDMLDALDLPTDQRALLDRRLSIHVGETPEILRVAAASWSVSGSVSLELMMEAVPSAVVYLRPRWNLWVARRFIQVRYISLVNLIADEEIFPEFLESRDITDDLVRLAQGWLDDPAQRARALAGLDRVRDLCAQPGATRRAAERLLTRLHSPERMARLRQDETSLSQPTSLAPSATRFDSAHSVPCRLEPSTTHSGTIAAKVS; encoded by the coding sequence ATGCGAGACCGCGCGATGCACCTGTTCCTCTCCACCGGCGAGCCCAGCGGCGACCTGCACGCGGCCAATCTGGCCCACGAACTCAAACGGCTCGACCCCAGCCTCAAGCTCTCCGGCTTTGGTGGCCCGCGCCTGGCCGAGGCCGGTTGCGAGGTGATCTATCCGCTCACCGAACTGGCGGTGATGTGGTTCACTCGCGTTCTGCTCAACCTGGGCACCTTCCTGGGCATCCTTCGCCAGGCCGAACGGTTCTTCGAGGAGCATCGCCCCGATTTGGTCGTTCTAATCGACTACCCTGGACTTCACTGGTGGATCGCCCGCGCTGCTCACCAACGCGGCATCCCCGTGGTCTACTTTGTCCCCCCTCAAATCTGGGCCTGGGCCCCCTGGCGCATCGAAAAGATCAAACGCCACTTCGATGAACTACTGTGCAGTCTCCCCTTTGAGCCGCGATGGTATCACCAACGCGGCTATCCCCACGCGACCTACATCGGCCACCCCTACTTCGACGAACTGCGGCAGCGTCGCCTCGATCCAGCGGTTTTGGAGCGTTACCGCTCGGAGGCCGACGACGCCGACACCTTGGCCATCCTGCCCGGCTCGCGTTCGGCGGAGGTCGGCTTCAACGGCCCTCCACTCTTGAAAGCGGCCGCCAAGCTCGCGGCGGTGCGTCCACGGACCCGATTTCGCGTGGCCGCCTACAAATCCACGCACGCCCAGACCCTCCGCGACATGCTCGATGCACTGGATTTACCGACCGACCAGCGTGCGCTTTTGGATCGGCGGCTGTCGATCCATGTGGGCGAGACCCCCGAAATCCTCCGGGTGGCCGCCGCCTCGTGGTCGGTCTCTGGCTCAGTGAGCCTGGAGTTGATGATGGAGGCGGTCCCCTCGGCGGTCGTCTATCTGCGCCCCCGCTGGAACCTCTGGGTCGCCCGCCGCTTCATCCAGGTCCGCTACATTTCACTGGTCAACCTGATCGCCGACGAAGAAATCTTCCCCGAGTTCCTAGAATCCCGCGACATCACTGACGACCTGGTGCGACTCGCCCAGGGCTGGCTCGACGATCCCGCTCAACGCGCCCGAGCGTTGGCCGGTCTCGATCGGGTCCGCGATCTCTGCGCCCAACCGGGAGCGACCCGCCGCGCAGCGGAACGGCTCTTGACCCGCCTTCACAGCCCCGAGCGGATGGCCCGATTACGTCAGGACGAAACCAGTTTATCCCAACCCACGTCGCTTGCTCCCTCCGCGACCCGGTTCGACTCCGCCCACTCAGTTCCCTGCCGGTTGGAGCCGTCCACCACTCACTCCGGGACCATCGCGGCGAAGGTTTCATAA
- the hpnE gene encoding hydroxysqualene dehydroxylase HpnE produces MTTAWATPKADWMPPPPRVAIVGGGLAGLAAAVALTGRDLNLTLYESRPRLGGRAGSFTDATTGELVDHCQHIALGCCVNVIAFLETIGRGDFLKPFDRIPMIGPDRRAGALKAGPLPAPLHLAGGLFRLPFLTWGDKLGIAYAVTRLALRPDFRPNEPFAAWLTRHRQSPHAIERFWEPILVSALNESLDRIDPGLARMVIVEGLMRNRYGYRPLIPRGPLGEVFGPSLEHWLTTRGVKIHLSTSVRRIELEDEPQAVAGLTLRDGRVVEADLVILALPFGRVAAVLPERGQRRLSTLIETLNSMEAAPITGIHLWFDRPVCPIEFAATPGRMIQWVFNHRKIGGGADAGPEYLQLVVSASRGLKGMGRQAIIDRALAELTAIWPEVGQARLNAARVVTEHAATFSATPGLEKRRPFQRTPIDGLFLAGDWTATGWPATMEGAVRSGFLAAEEALEYLGCPRRLVRPNPPGNGLSRWLLGPPPCDRPGRLILGPIADEPPEPLGSSSPNAETEMIAAG; encoded by the coding sequence ATGACCACGGCGTGGGCGACCCCGAAGGCCGATTGGATGCCTCCCCCGCCGCGTGTGGCGATCGTAGGTGGCGGCTTGGCCGGGTTGGCCGCCGCCGTTGCCCTGACCGGACGTGACCTCAACCTGACCCTCTACGAGAGCCGCCCCCGCCTGGGCGGTCGCGCTGGCTCGTTCACCGACGCAACCACCGGCGAACTCGTCGATCACTGTCAACACATCGCGCTGGGGTGTTGCGTCAATGTGATCGCCTTTCTCGAAACGATCGGCCGCGGCGACTTCCTCAAGCCATTTGATCGCATCCCCATGATTGGTCCGGATCGCCGCGCCGGAGCGCTTAAGGCCGGCCCCCTGCCCGCGCCTCTCCACCTGGCGGGCGGCTTGTTCCGCTTACCCTTTCTGACCTGGGGCGACAAGCTGGGCATCGCCTACGCGGTGACACGCCTGGCGCTTCGACCCGACTTCCGACCCAACGAACCCTTCGCCGCGTGGTTAACTCGCCATCGTCAATCACCCCACGCGATCGAGCGGTTCTGGGAACCGATCCTGGTCTCCGCGCTCAACGAATCGCTCGACCGGATCGACCCTGGCCTGGCTCGGATGGTCATTGTCGAAGGTCTGATGCGGAACCGCTATGGTTACCGCCCGTTGATTCCTCGCGGCCCCCTCGGCGAGGTGTTTGGTCCGTCTCTAGAACACTGGTTGACCACACGCGGCGTCAAGATCCACCTTTCCACCAGCGTGCGCCGGATCGAACTTGAAGACGAACCGCAGGCGGTGGCTGGTCTGACCCTACGCGATGGTCGCGTCGTGGAGGCCGATCTGGTCATTTTGGCGCTGCCGTTTGGTCGGGTTGCGGCCGTGTTGCCTGAACGCGGACAACGACGGCTCTCAACCTTGATCGAGACCCTCAACAGCATGGAAGCCGCGCCGATCACCGGCATTCACCTTTGGTTCGATCGCCCGGTCTGCCCCATCGAGTTCGCCGCCACGCCGGGCCGGATGATTCAATGGGTGTTCAACCACCGGAAGATCGGTGGCGGTGCCGACGCGGGACCGGAATACCTTCAGTTGGTCGTCAGCGCCTCGCGGGGGCTCAAGGGGATGGGCCGTCAGGCGATCATCGACCGGGCGTTGGCCGAGTTGACGGCGATCTGGCCCGAGGTGGGTCAAGCTCGTTTGAACGCCGCGCGCGTGGTCACCGAGCACGCCGCGACCTTCTCGGCCACCCCCGGCCTAGAGAAGCGCCGTCCGTTTCAGCGGACGCCGATCGACGGCCTGTTTCTCGCGGGCGACTGGACCGCGACCGGCTGGCCCGCCACGATGGAAGGGGCAGTCCGTTCCGGCTTCCTCGCCGCCGAGGAAGCGCTGGAATACCTTGGCTGTCCTCGCCGCCTAGTCCGTCCCAACCCTCCCGGCAACGGTCTCAGCCGCTGGCTGCTGGGCCCTCCCCCCTGCGACCGTCCCGGACGCCTGATCCTGGGCCCCATTGCCGACGAACCACCGGAGCCTTTAGGTTCCTCATCTCCCAACGCCGAGACCGAGATGATCGCGGCGGGCTGA
- a CDS encoding phytoene/squalene synthase family protein — protein MNTLRAVSAPAPPPPAIGSAVSSARPASSTIASDQAATLASHEFCSRVVRCEARNFAYAFRLLPADRRRGMNAIYAFFRHTDDLVDQPGPLERRRAALNAWRIQLDHALNHDPPPPIHGSSWPGLAALVETVRRHAIPPRHLHEVIDGVAMDLEHHGFEDFEALRTYCYHVASAVGLTCLHLWGFDNRDGRAVRLAEQCGIALQLTNILRDVQEDARQGRIYLPRAELARFGVDPASLAEMTHPAPRQLRALLEFQAQRAETLYREAAPLANLINPVGRPVLAAIVGIYHALLREIVRRDYNIWGGRVRVARWRKLAIAGRAWWTGRIWSS, from the coding sequence ATGAACACTCTCCGCGCCGTTTCGGCTCCGGCTCCTCCCCCGCCCGCGATCGGGTCGGCGGTGTCCTCGGCGCGGCCGGCCTCTTCAACCATCGCCTCGGACCAAGCCGCCACCCTGGCCTCCCATGAGTTCTGTTCCCGAGTGGTGCGATGCGAGGCACGCAACTTTGCCTATGCCTTCAGACTTTTGCCAGCGGATCGTCGGCGGGGCATGAACGCAATCTACGCCTTCTTCCGCCACACTGACGACCTGGTAGACCAGCCGGGACCGTTGGAACGCCGTCGCGCCGCCTTGAACGCCTGGCGCATCCAACTCGACCACGCCTTGAACCACGACCCCCCCCCGCCCATCCACGGCTCGTCATGGCCTGGCCTGGCGGCCCTGGTGGAAACGGTGCGGCGACACGCCATCCCCCCACGCCATCTTCACGAGGTCATCGACGGAGTGGCGATGGACCTGGAGCATCACGGCTTCGAGGATTTCGAGGCGCTTCGGACCTATTGTTACCACGTCGCCTCCGCGGTCGGCTTGACTTGTCTGCATCTTTGGGGCTTCGACAACCGCGACGGCCGGGCGGTGCGGTTGGCCGAGCAATGCGGGATCGCCCTTCAGTTGACCAACATCCTTCGGGATGTTCAAGAGGATGCCCGCCAAGGACGAATCTACCTCCCCCGCGCCGAATTGGCCCGGTTTGGGGTCGATCCGGCGAGTCTGGCGGAGATGACCCATCCTGCCCCTCGTCAACTCCGGGCCCTTCTGGAATTCCAGGCCCAGCGGGCCGAGACCCTCTACCGCGAGGCCGCGCCGCTGGCGAACCTGATCAACCCGGTGGGCCGCCCAGTGCTGGCCGCGATCGTGGGGATTTATCACGCCTTGCTCCGTGAAATCGTCCGCCGCGACTACAACATCTGGGGAGGGCGGGTCCGGGTGGCCCGTTGGCGTAAACTCGCAATCGCCGGGCGTGCTTGGTGGACGGGACGGATTTGGTCCTCCTGA
- a CDS encoding PepSY domain-containing protein, producing MNWRIWIRRSHRWGSLLIAAPFLVVLLSGLLLQLKKNWSWIQPPTQRGSVSNAPAIDWATLLNAARSVSETTVKDWADIDRLDVRPERGIVKVQTKDRWEIQIDLGSGEVLQTAYRRSDLIESIHDGSWFHESARLGVFLPSAIVVLGLWVTGLALFFLPIWTKRTNRRRREHDRQRLGVGKMRPTNGAAPIRID from the coding sequence ATGAACTGGCGGATTTGGATCAGGCGATCGCATCGTTGGGGATCTCTTCTGATCGCCGCGCCGTTTTTGGTGGTGCTCCTGAGTGGGTTGTTGCTCCAACTCAAGAAGAACTGGAGCTGGATCCAACCTCCCACTCAACGGGGTTCAGTCTCCAACGCGCCCGCGATTGACTGGGCAACATTGCTCAACGCCGCTCGAAGCGTCAGCGAGACCACGGTGAAGGACTGGGCTGACATCGATCGTCTGGATGTGAGGCCGGAACGGGGAATCGTCAAGGTCCAGACCAAGGACCGCTGGGAGATTCAGATTGATCTCGGCAGCGGTGAGGTGCTGCAAACCGCCTACCGGCGCTCCGACCTGATCGAGTCGATCCATGACGGTTCCTGGTTTCACGAATCAGCTCGATTAGGGGTGTTCCTGCCCTCGGCAATCGTGGTTCTGGGCCTTTGGGTGACTGGCCTGGCGTTGTTTTTCTTGCCGATCTGGACCAAGCGAACCAACCGACGACGCCGGGAACACGACCGGCAACGTCTCGGCGTTGGCAAAATGAGGCCGACGAACGGCGCAGCACCGATTCGGATTGACTAA
- the argJ gene encoding bifunctional glutamate N-acetyltransferase/amino-acid acetyltransferase ArgJ encodes MRSSSELLPAGFRFSGSTVGIKASGRPDLAVVLTDRPCVAAGVYTTNRVAAAPVGWCRGVTPSSAIRAVVINSGNANAATGPQGEADVRATAEAAARLVSDSCHPHQILIASTGVIGRTLPMDRLLAGLPEAFRTVAATPEALQNAAVAMMTTDTKPKTTLIQREVAPGRTVRLVGIAKGAAMIAPRMATMLGVLMMDAAIEPTTLQALLKNAVDDTFNCLTVEGHTSTNDTVFALALDSSGEPALEGEAVTVGLAGVIRDACEDLANQIADDAEGATHRVFVEVVGCVDRASAAAIARAIAESPLVKTAIHGHDPNWGRIVSAAGYAGVPFDPTELTLTLNGFELYHAGVPAAFDAQAVSQSMAATRDVRIRLSLGDGPAGVTFRTCDLTAEYVRLNADYTT; translated from the coding sequence ATGCGAAGCTCATCCGAACTCCTTCCCGCCGGTTTCCGATTCTCCGGTTCGACCGTGGGTATCAAAGCCAGCGGGCGTCCTGATCTGGCCGTGGTGTTGACCGATCGGCCCTGCGTTGCGGCTGGGGTGTACACGACCAATCGGGTTGCCGCCGCCCCAGTGGGTTGGTGTCGCGGCGTGACGCCGTCCTCGGCGATTCGCGCAGTGGTGATCAACTCCGGCAACGCCAACGCTGCCACCGGACCCCAGGGCGAGGCCGATGTCCGCGCCACCGCCGAAGCCGCAGCGCGTCTGGTGAGCGACTCGTGCCATCCCCATCAAATCCTGATCGCGTCAACCGGGGTGATTGGACGAACTTTGCCGATGGATCGCCTCCTCGCCGGTCTTCCCGAGGCGTTCCGAACCGTCGCTGCCACCCCTGAGGCGCTCCAAAACGCGGCCGTCGCTATGATGACGACCGACACCAAACCCAAAACAACCCTCATTCAACGGGAGGTCGCTCCAGGTCGGACGGTGAGACTTGTCGGCATTGCTAAGGGAGCCGCCATGATCGCACCCCGCATGGCGACCATGTTGGGCGTCCTCATGATGGACGCGGCCATCGAACCCACCACGCTTCAAGCTCTACTCAAAAACGCGGTGGACGATACGTTCAACTGTCTGACGGTTGAAGGCCACACCAGCACCAACGACACCGTGTTTGCCCTGGCGCTCGACTCGTCCGGCGAACCGGCTTTGGAGGGCGAGGCGGTTACGGTGGGGCTGGCCGGGGTGATTCGGGACGCTTGCGAGGACTTGGCCAACCAGATTGCCGACGACGCCGAGGGAGCTACCCATCGCGTCTTTGTGGAGGTTGTCGGTTGCGTCGATCGCGCCTCGGCGGCGGCGATCGCGCGGGCGATCGCCGAAAGTCCCCTGGTCAAGACCGCCATTCACGGTCACGACCCGAATTGGGGCCGGATCGTCTCAGCGGCCGGCTATGCGGGAGTGCCGTTCGATCCCACGGAGTTGACCCTCACCCTCAACGGTTTTGAACTGTATCACGCTGGGGTTCCTGCCGCGTTTGACGCCCAGGCCGTCTCGCAATCAATGGCCGCGACCCGCGACGTGCGGATTCGTCTGAGTCTGGGCGACGGACCCGCTGGCGTGACCTTCCGCACCTGCGACCTGACCGCCGAATATGTGCGCCTCAATGCGGATTACACCACCTAA
- the csx15 gene encoding CRISPR-associated protein Csx15 yields MLLLNFAHPFTERQRAQLGALVGTPIENILDIQTQFDPNESFAAQAVALIDSVGMSREQWQHTPLIVNPPSLSAIACAVIAELHGRMGYFPTIVRLRPVPDAVVPSFEVAEVIALNTLREEARRRR; encoded by the coding sequence ATGCTCCTCCTGAACTTTGCCCACCCGTTCACCGAACGCCAACGCGCTCAACTGGGCGCGTTGGTGGGAACGCCCATCGAGAACATTCTCGACATCCAAACCCAGTTCGACCCTAACGAGTCGTTCGCCGCCCAGGCGGTCGCGTTGATCGACTCGGTGGGCATGTCCCGCGAGCAATGGCAACACACGCCGTTGATCGTCAATCCGCCGAGTTTGAGCGCCATCGCCTGCGCAGTGATCGCCGAACTTCACGGCCGCATGGGCTATTTCCCCACGATTGTCAGGCTGCGGCCAGTGCCGGACGCGGTTGTGCCTTCGTTTGAAGTCGCCGAGGTCATCGCGCTCAATACCCTTCGCGAAGAAGCTCGCCGACGCCGCTGA